The DNA segment CTTGGTGTGGATCCGGACCCGGGCCAGCAGCTCCTTCTCGTGGAAGGGCTTGGTGACGTAGTCGGAGGCGCCGCGCTCCAGGATCTCCGCCTTGCGGTCCAGGTCGTCCTCGGCGGTGAGGATGATCACCGGAATCTGCGCCAGCTCCTTGCGGCTGGCCTTGAGCCCCAGGAACTTCAGCCCGTCGAAGCCGGGCATCACGAGGTCGCACAGGACGAGGTCCGGGGGCGTCTCCATGATCGTCTTGAACGCGGTCAGCCCGTCCGCGGCTTCCATGAAGTGGGTGAAGCCGCCGTCCTTCATGAGGACCGCCTTGATCTCGCTCCGGATCATGGTGTTGTCGTCGACGATGAGGATGCGGCCCGCCATTACGCCTCCTCGGCGGCGGTCCGGAGGCGCATGAGCCACTCGTCCCAGGCGTGGGCGTCGAAGGGACGCACCGGACGCGAAAGCTGGCGCCGGAGGGTCCGGGAAGCGGCGAGGGGCGGCTCCCACAATTCCGGGGGCAGGGTTTCCGCCGCGGCGGCGCAGGCGGCGGCCCCTTCCGGCGTCTGGCACACCAGCAGCCACTGGTGGCCGGCTTCCAGGGAGAGGCGCACCCGCTCCTCCCAGGTCCAGTCCGCGCAGCCGCCCATCTCCAGGTCGTCCGGGAGGAAGCGGCCCTGGACGCCCCAGGGGTTCTCGCCCACGGAGCCCCGATGGAAGCTCGCGGGGAAATCGCCGGAAGCCGGCGTCCGGAGATGGGCCACCATCACCAGCCGGTCGGGATGGGCCAGAGGGACGAACGCCGAGGCATTGCGGTCCACCAGGTCCGCGTCCGCCAGAGCGGGGAGTCCCACGTGGCTGTCCAGGGTGGTGCCGCCGAGGCCGGGGAAGTGCTTGAGGCACCCGCGCACGCCGGTGGATTCGAGGCCGTGGAGGAAGGCTCCCGCCGCCGCGGCGGCCTCCGCGGGATCAGGACCCGCGGCCCGGTCCCCGATGCCGGCGTCCGGATGGCCGTCCCACAGGTCGACCACGGGCGCGAAGTCCACGTTGAAGCCGAGCAGACTCAGCCCTTCGCCCCACAGGCGGCCCCAGGCGGAGCAGGCCTCGGCCCCGCCGCGGGTCCACAGCCGGCGCAGCGGTGGGGTGGGGCCGGTCCAGGGGCGCAGCCGGCTGACCGGTCCCCCTTCCTGGTCGAGGGCCACGGCCAGGGGCAGGTCGATTCCCAAGCGGTGCTGGAGGCCGTCGATCAGGGCGCGACAGCGGGCCGGCCCCTTCTCGGGATCCGGATCCAGGTTCCGGGCGAACAGCACGATGCCGCCCGGCTCGAAGGGAAGGTCGACCTCCCCGGCGTCAAAGCCTCGGAAGCCGGTCCAGAGGAGACCGTGAGCCTGGTGCATTCCCTACCTTACCCGGAGGGCGAGCTCCAGGTGGCGGGTGAGGAGGAGGAAGCCCGGATCGGCCTCGCTGAAGGTGGAGCGGTCGCCGAAGCCCAGGTAGAGCCAGCCGGCGTCGCCCAGCGGGACGAAGCGCGCCTCGGGGTAGCCCAGTTCCGGCGCCCGCAGGGGCCCCGGGTAGGGGATGTCGAGGGAGGCGGGAAGGGGGCGGGGGCCCCGGCGGACGACGGCCCGGAGGCCGTCCCCATCCCGCCGATAGCACCCCAGGCCATCGGGGGACCAGCGGGTGGCGAGGCGGTCGAGCAGGGACTCCAGAAGGGCCTCCTGCCCCGGGGCGTCGAGGTTCTGGAGGGTCAGGTCGCAGAGGGCCAGGGCCTCCCGGTGGGCCTCCTGGAGATCCCGGGTGCGGTCGAGGATCCGGGTCTCCAGCTCCGTCTGGTAGGCGTGGACCTTCCGCAGCAGGCGGGCGTGATCCAGCGCGCGGTCCAGCACGACCTCCACTTCCGAGGCCCGGAAGGGCTTCTGGATGAGGTCGTAGGCGCCGCGCTTCAGGGCCTCGATGCTGGTGTCCAGGGTGGCGTGGGCCGTGATCAGGATGGAGAGGGTCTCGGGATGGCGCTGCTTGACGGCGGCGATGAGATCCAGCCCCGTCATGCCGCCGGGCATCTGGAAATCCGTGAGCACGACGGGAAACGGATTCGCGCCCATCCGCGTCAGGGCCTCCTGTCCGCTGGCCGCGCTCTCCACGGTGTAGCCCCGCATCCGCAGCACTTCCGTGAGGGAATCCCGGACGTCGCGCTCGTCGTCGACGAGGAGGATGGGCTCGGAGATCACGGCGCGGCCCGCATAGAGACGAGGGTGCGCTCGAAGATCCGGGCGTCGATGAAGATCCGCAGGACTTCGGAATCCAGCAGGTTCACCTTGGCTTCCTGCTCCAGGATCTCCAGGCTGCGCTCCACGCTGACCGCGGCCTTGTAGGGGCGGTCCGCGGCGGTGAGCGCGTCGTAGACGTCCGCGACGGCCATCAGCTTGCTCT comes from the Geothrix sp. 21YS21S-4 genome and includes:
- a CDS encoding glycoside hydrolase family 3 N-terminal domain-containing protein, which gives rise to MHQAHGLLWTGFRGFDAGEVDLPFEPGGIVLFARNLDPDPEKGPARCRALIDGLQHRLGIDLPLAVALDQEGGPVSRLRPWTGPTPPLRRLWTRGGAEACSAWGRLWGEGLSLLGFNVDFAPVVDLWDGHPDAGIGDRAAGPDPAEAAAAAGAFLHGLESTGVRGCLKHFPGLGGTTLDSHVGLPALADADLVDRNASAFVPLAHPDRLVMVAHLRTPASGDFPASFHRGSVGENPWGVQGRFLPDDLEMGGCADWTWEERVRLSLEAGHQWLLVCQTPEGAAACAAAAETLPPELWEPPLAASRTLRRQLSRPVRPFDAHAWDEWLMRLRTAAEEA
- a CDS encoding response regulator, with the translated sequence MISEPILLVDDERDVRDSLTEVLRMRGYTVESAASGQEALTRMGANPFPVVLTDFQMPGGMTGLDLIAAVKQRHPETLSILITAHATLDTSIEALKRGAYDLIQKPFRASEVEVVLDRALDHARLLRKVHAYQTELETRILDRTRDLQEAHREALALCDLTLQNLDAPGQEALLESLLDRLATRWSPDGLGCYRRDGDGLRAVVRRGPRPLPASLDIPYPGPLRAPELGYPEARFVPLGDAGWLYLGFGDRSTFSEADPGFLLLTRHLELALRVR